In Helianthus annuus cultivar XRQ/B chromosome 9, HanXRQr2.0-SUNRISE, whole genome shotgun sequence, the following are encoded in one genomic region:
- the LOC110876356 gene encoding uncharacterized protein LOC110876356 has product MAGSDEVNIHPKEGNNNDTRINVTGAELQVMIDIAVAQVVDKMFKEPSNAPKYNKSCTYKYSVSCKPRDFTEEKGAIDCMKWLDEIEIVIDISGCAKEDIATFVSQSFKGDALTWWKALVQSTGKVPLYNLSKNQFVDLMKDTYCPQHEVERIETDFLTLVMKDLDWRSYVTSFNSMSRLLPYLVTQEPKRIARFICGLAPEIKGNVKASKPATYRSAVDLSLSLTLDVVRSKSKKTTEEGKRKREDDQSHRSNKKKKGNSGFKKGQSDDKPRCKTCNKRHFGKCNQDPQTTPCGICKKKGHKTVEC; this is encoded by the exons ATGGCTGGCTCGGACGAGGTTAACATTCATCCGAAAGAAGGAAACAATAATGATACCAGAATAAATGTTACTGGTGCTGAATTACAAGTAATGATTGACATAGCAGTTGCTCAAGTTGTGGACAAAATGTTCAAGGAACCGAGTAAT GCTCCCAAGTACAACAAGAGTTGTACTTACAAATATTCTGTCTCGTGTAAACCAAGAGATTTTACGGAAGAAAAGGGAGCTATCGATTGTATGAAGTGGTTGGATGAAATAGAAATTGTTATTGATATCAGTGGGTGTGCGAAGGAGGACATCGCTACATTTGTGTCTCAATCCTTCAAAGGCGACGCCTTAACTTGGTGGAAAGCTTTGGTGCAGTCCACAGGAAAGGTTCCCCTGTATAACCTTTCCAAGAATCAATTTGTTGATCTTATGAAGGACACGTACTGTCCTCAGCATGAAGTGGAAAGGATAGAGACTGACTTCCTCACTCTGGTAATGAAGGATTTGGATTGGAGGTCTTATGTGACCAGTTTTAACTCAATGTCGAGACTTCTACCGTATTTGGTCACCCAAGAACCTAAACGCATTGCACGTTTTATATGTGGATTAGCCCCTGAGATTAAGGGAAATGTCAAGGCTTCTAAGCCTGCTACTTATAGATCTGCTGTAGATCTATCTTTGTCACTTACTCTTGATGTTGTAAGGAGTAAGTCAAAGAAAACCACCGAGGAGGGGAAAAGAAAGAGGGAGGATGATCAGTCCCATCGCTCAAACAAAAAGAAGAAAGGAAACTCTGGTTTCAAGAAGGGGCAGTCGGATGACAAGCCCAGATGTAAAACATGTAATAAGaggcactttggaaagtgcaaccAGGATCCACAAACTACACCTTGTGGAATTTGCAAGAAGAAAGGGCACAAGACGGTTGAGTGCTGA